In Kordiimonas sp. SCSIO 12610, the following are encoded in one genomic region:
- a CDS encoding acyl-CoA dehydrogenase family protein: protein MAKRAVYDEEHHIFRDSVRKFFVNEAVPHAEKWSKNGIVDREFWNKAGEAGILCPGLPEEYGGIGADYRMNCIINEEQIYNRAGGAALAVHSDIVAPYLLHYGTEEIKSKFLPKMVTGEMVGAIAMTEPGTGSDLQSVRTTAVKDGDEYVINGSKTFISNGQNCDFVIVVAKTDPSEGAKGTSLIIVEADRAGFQRGRNLEKIGQHSSDTSELFFDNVRVPQENLIGHENAGFMYLMKELPQERLSIGIIAMAGAQRAFDITNQYIKERKAFGRPIANFQNTRFKMAEMKTEIEVGWAFVDQCLSRHIKGELDAVGGAMSKLWCSEMQGRVVDQCLQFHGGYGFMAEYEISHHYTDSRVQRIYGGTSEIMKELIGRSL from the coding sequence CTGGCAAAGCGCGCCGTATATGATGAAGAACATCATATTTTCAGAGATTCCGTTAGAAAGTTTTTTGTAAACGAAGCAGTTCCTCACGCTGAAAAATGGAGCAAAAACGGCATAGTAGACCGTGAGTTCTGGAACAAAGCTGGCGAAGCTGGAATTCTCTGTCCTGGGCTCCCAGAGGAGTACGGTGGTATTGGTGCAGACTATCGTATGAACTGCATAATCAACGAAGAGCAAATATATAACCGTGCTGGCGGTGCAGCCCTAGCAGTACATTCAGACATTGTAGCTCCATATCTTCTTCACTATGGAACAGAAGAGATTAAATCAAAATTCCTACCCAAAATGGTTACTGGAGAGATGGTAGGCGCAATTGCCATGACCGAACCAGGCACCGGAAGTGATTTACAATCTGTCAGGACTACAGCCGTCAAAGACGGCGATGAATATGTGATAAATGGCTCCAAGACATTCATCTCTAATGGTCAAAACTGTGACTTTGTTATTGTTGTTGCTAAGACAGACCCAAGCGAGGGGGCGAAAGGAACCAGCCTCATTATAGTTGAGGCGGACAGGGCCGGCTTTCAACGAGGGCGCAACCTTGAAAAAATCGGCCAACATTCTTCAGACACATCTGAATTGTTTTTTGACAATGTAAGAGTTCCTCAGGAGAATTTAATCGGGCACGAAAATGCGGGCTTCATGTATTTAATGAAAGAACTGCCCCAAGAGAGATTATCAATCGGTATAATAGCCATGGCGGGGGCACAGCGTGCTTTTGATATTACCAATCAATATATCAAAGAGCGCAAGGCGTTCGGTCGCCCAATCGCAAACTTTCAAAATACCCGCTTTAAAATGGCAGAGATGAAAACTGAAATCGAAGTTGGATGGGCATTCGTTGATCAGTGCCTTTCGAGACATATTAAAGGAGAATTAGACGCTGTAGGCGGTGCCATGTCCAAATTATGGTGTAGCGAAATGCAAGGCCGTGTCGTTGACCAATGTCTGCAATTCCATGGTGGCTACGGATTTATGGCAGAATATGAAATCAGTCATCACTATACTGATTCTCGGGTTCAACGTATATATGGCGGAACATCTGAGATCATGAAAGAACTTATCGGGCGTTCGCTGTAA
- a CDS encoding MAPEG family protein has product MGITLITSSIIGILLALLTFNVGRWRIKTKTNLGSGDSNELECAIRAHGNLIEYAPVVLILIGLLEYSGANSALVLGLGVTFVIARIAHGYGLGFTPEGKSIFRAIGTMLTILTLLVASISGLVIAYS; this is encoded by the coding sequence ATGGGCATTACACTTATCACATCGAGCATCATCGGTATTTTACTTGCTTTGCTTACATTCAATGTCGGTCGCTGGCGCATTAAGACAAAAACGAACCTGGGGTCCGGCGACAGCAACGAGCTTGAATGCGCGATCAGGGCTCATGGTAATCTTATTGAATATGCCCCTGTTGTTCTCATCCTCATAGGCCTTTTAGAATATTCTGGTGCAAATTCAGCCCTCGTGCTCGGGCTTGGTGTTACATTTGTTATTGCCCGCATAGCGCACGGCTACGGCTTGGGCTTTACCCCAGAAGGTAAATCAATTTTTCGCGCCATTGGAACGATGCTAACGATACTAACCCTGCTCGTTGCAAGCATTTCCGGCTTAGTCATTGCCTATAGTTGA
- a CDS encoding M24 family metallopeptidase translates to MKPTIPLFILLKALISSNVAAQKSADFAYPKILSMQERAAIEDEWLNQRLNTIIPRIMRQNNVDMWVLISREYNEDPVLSTMLPATWFASRRRTVLVFHDRGSENGGVERFAISRYALKGIGGEDLFPAKWDSEEEPNQWKRLADLVKERDPKTIAVNSSKTFALADGISHSQYSEFMASLPDQYKARVSNHDALAISWLETRIPSEMERYGNIVQIAHAIIAEGLSEKVIIPGKTTASDVSWWYRDKIRSLKLQTWFHPSVSIQRAKSLSGDQKFTELFSGTNQNTLQKGDLIHVDFGITYLGLNTDTQQHAYILRDGETDTPAGLKNALRKGNQLQDILVSFFKSGRSGNEALKLARQKALAEGINPSIYTHPIGYHGHAAGATIGLWDQQGGVKDRGDYPINDNTAWSIELSTLQKIPEWNDQEIRIMLEEDGFFSGSDFYYLNGRQKAFHLIPRQSNNY, encoded by the coding sequence ATGAAACCAACAATACCTTTATTCATTCTACTCAAAGCATTGATTTCATCGAATGTTGCAGCTCAAAAATCCGCTGATTTTGCTTATCCCAAGATATTATCGATGCAAGAACGCGCAGCAATCGAGGATGAGTGGCTAAATCAAAGATTAAACACCATCATTCCCAGAATAATGCGTCAAAACAATGTTGATATGTGGGTATTAATTTCCCGGGAATATAATGAAGATCCTGTCTTATCAACTATGCTACCAGCGACATGGTTTGCGTCCAGAAGAAGAACAGTATTAGTTTTTCATGATCGCGGCTCAGAAAATGGCGGCGTTGAACGCTTTGCGATCAGTCGTTATGCCCTAAAAGGGATAGGCGGCGAAGATTTATTCCCTGCGAAATGGGACTCTGAAGAAGAACCCAATCAGTGGAAACGACTGGCGGATTTAGTCAAAGAACGCGATCCAAAAACAATCGCCGTCAACAGTTCAAAAACATTTGCCCTAGCAGACGGCATCAGCCACTCTCAATATTCTGAGTTCATGGCTAGTCTGCCTGATCAATATAAGGCCAGGGTGTCAAACCATGATGCATTAGCCATTAGCTGGCTGGAAACCAGAATACCATCAGAAATGGAACGATACGGCAATATTGTGCAGATTGCACATGCAATCATTGCAGAAGGCTTATCCGAAAAAGTGATAATCCCCGGTAAAACAACGGCCTCAGATGTTTCATGGTGGTACCGCGATAAAATTCGTTCTCTAAAATTACAAACCTGGTTTCATCCTTCAGTATCTATCCAGCGCGCCAAATCATTATCAGGGGATCAAAAATTTACCGAGCTCTTCTCTGGCACCAATCAAAATACGCTTCAAAAGGGTGATTTAATCCATGTCGATTTTGGCATTACCTACCTGGGCCTGAATACAGATACGCAGCAACATGCTTACATTCTAAGGGACGGTGAAACAGACACTCCAGCAGGTTTAAAAAACGCCCTTAGAAAGGGTAATCAATTACAGGATATTTTGGTAAGTTTCTTTAAATCAGGTCGTAGCGGCAACGAAGCGCTAAAACTGGCAAGGCAAAAAGCGCTAGCGGAAGGAATAAACCCAAGTATTTACACGCATCCTATTGGCTATCATGGCCACGCGGCAGGCGCCACAATTGGGTTATGGGACCAACAAGGAGGGGTAAAAGACCGTGGTGACTATCCGATTAACGATAATACTGCGTGGTCAATTGAATTATCAACACTCCAGAAAATTCCTGAATGGAACGATCAAGAAATAAGGATTATGCTGGAGGAAGATGGCTTTTTTAGTGGAAGCGATTTCTACTATCTAAATGGTCGCCAAAAGGCTTTCCATCTTATTCCGAGGCAGTCCAATAATTATTAG